One genomic window of Gossypium hirsutum isolate 1008001.06 chromosome D11, Gossypium_hirsutum_v2.1, whole genome shotgun sequence includes the following:
- the LOC107948410 gene encoding alkane hydroxylase MAH1, with the protein MAFVGLFEVFLPLVCFLLLYCLRDKYHGPPKSFPLVGMMPQFLFNIPRLHDWFTNTLEICHCTFLFKGFAKTNVLVTCDPSNIHYIMSSNFNNFPKGPGFKQIFDILGDGIFNVDMDLWRKQRIAAQGFMRHQLFYRFLSRTTGAKEEEGLIPLLDHVAKQGLVVNLEDVFQRFAFDATCILVTGYDPKCLSVEFPDVPFSKAMDDAAEVMFYRHITPQSFIKLQRWMNMGQEKKYRKAWEVLDHIMAQYICQKRKDLNQGMISETVDGGVDLLTSYILEEKSCDDKFLRDTILNMMLAGRDTTSSALTWFIWLVSRHPIVENKIIEELQSIIPGEETKKRRLFNAKEVKNLVYLHGALCEALRLYPPVPFQHKEPLKPDTLPSGHPIHPTTKIVFSLYSMGRMKSVWGEDCFEFKPERWITEKGGIKHEPSYKFMSFNAGPRTCLGKDVAFLQMKAVASAIIYNYRIHVLGETPVVPTVSIILRTKDGLMTKIYPRWD; encoded by the coding sequence ATGGCGTTTGTGGgtttatttgaagtttttttgCCTCTCGTTTGCTTTCTGCTTCTCTACTGCTTAAGAGATAAGTATCATGGGCCTCCAAAGAGTTTCCCGCTTGTTGGGATGATGCCACAGTTTCTCTTCAACATTCCTCGGCTGCATGACTGGTTTACCAACACACTCGAGATATGTCACTGCACTTTTCTTTTCAAAGGGTTTGCTAAGACGAACGTACTGGTTACCTGCGATCCTTCCAACATTCACTACATTATGAGTTCCAACTTTAACAACTTCCCCAAAGGACCTGGATTCAAACAGATTTTTGACATCTTGGGAGACGGGATTTTCAATGTGGATATGGATTTGTGGAGAAAACAAAGGATAGCTGCTCAAGGGTTCATGAGGCATCAGCTGTTCTACCGATTTTTGTCAAGGACTACCGGAGCCAAGGAGGAAGAGGGGCTCATTCCTCTTCTTGACCATGTTGCCAAACAAGGTTTAGTGGTTAACTTAGAAGATGTTTTCCAGAGGTTCGCATTTGATGCTACCTGCATCTTGGTTACTGGCTATGACCCGAAGTGCCTCTCCGTCGAATTCCCTGATGTTCCTTTCTCCAAGGCCATGGATGACGCTGCCGAAGTGATGTTTTATCGGCACATCACGCCACAAAGCTTTATTAAGTTGCAGAGGTGGATGAACATGGGACAAGAAAAGAAATATAGAAAGGCATGGGAAGTTCTTGATCATATTATGGCTCAATATATATGCCAAAAAAGGAAAGATTTGAACCAAGGGATGATATCAGAAACTGTGGATGGTGGTGTGGATCTCTTAACATCATACATTCTTGAAGAGAAGTCATGTGATGATAAATTCTTGAGAGATACCATTTTGAATATGATGCTTGCAGGGAGGGACACCACCAGCTCCGCTCTTACTTGGTTCATTTGGCTTGTTTCGAGGCATCCGATAGTGGAAAACAAGATCATTGAAGAGCTCCAATCGATAATACCTGGAGAGGAAACCAAAAAGAGGCGACTGTTCAATGCTAAGGAGGTAAAGAATTTGGTTTATCTACATGGAGCATTATGTGAGGCTTTAAGGTTATATCCGCCGGTTCCTTTCCAACACAAGGAACCCCTTAAACCAGACACGCTTCCAAGTGGGCATCCAATTCATCCAACAACCAAAATCGTGTTTAGTTTGTACTCAATGGGAAGGATGAAGTCGGTCTGGGGTGAAGATTGCTTTGAATTCAAACCAGAAAGATGGATTACCGAGAAAGGAGGGATCAAACATGAGCCATCATACAAGTTCATGTCATTCAATGCAGGGCCAAGGACATGTTTAGGAAAGGATGTGGCTTTTCTTCAGATGAAAGCTGTGGCATCTGCTATTATTTATAACTATCGTATTCATGTATTGGGAGAAACTCCAGTTGTTCCAACTGTATCCATTATCCTGCGCACCAAAGATGGACTGATGACTAAGATCTACCCCAGATGGGACTAG
- the LOC107948411 gene encoding programmed cell death protein 2-like, whose translation MSRVVLGLPGPWAEDNREPSDHYTTKIGGLPDWPLPIEALKFNPTLIHCTQCGSKLCLVAQVYAPVSSGTLNIEDRLLLVFGCVTPNCGSSPLSWRALRIQKVENESKESSSAATLDKAPSASSPVSVSKTNWWENLSDEDNEDLDLEDLSKAFSEVASLSSEPKKTSSNWNSEGAVKHSLSLIAQTRGVDTDTPVMSCFYIYSQAEPSSKDFSSMCSNHSSLSVKEKEGDIDDHGQEETWEAENYEYDKALNADRTYLKFKKQLDASPEQCFRYAFGGKPLLATAEVDNAGKCGLCGASRHFELQLMPPLIYFLQEEVDGCHKGSLENWNWLTLVVYTCSKSCSNSFDEEKSIHGHGQWFVVEETVLMQFDKPLNECLQCYFS comes from the exons ATGAGTAGGGTTGTGCTAGGCTTGCCAGGGCCATGGGCTGAGGATAACCGTGAGCCCTCTGATCATTACACTACCAAAATTGGTGGACTTCCT GATTGGCCTCTTCCTATAGAGGCTTTGAAGTTCAACCCTACACTTATTCACTGCACACAATGTGGAAGTAAACTCTGTCTTGTTGCTCAG GTTTATGCTCCAGTTTCAAGTGGAACTTTGAACATAGAAGACCGTCTACTTCTTGTTTTTGGTTGTGTGACACCAAATTGTGGTAGCTCTCCTCTCAG TTGGCGAGCTCTTCGGATTCAGAAAGTGGAAAATGAATCAAAGGAATCATCCTCTGCTGCTACTCTGGATAAAGCTCCTTCAGCTTCATCTCCTGTTTCTGTTTCAAAAACTAACTGGTGGGAGAATTTGAGTGATGAGGATAATGAAGATTTGGATTTGGAGGACTTGAGTAAAGCATTTTCTGAAGTGGCAAGCTTGAGTTCTGAGCCCAAGAAGACAAGTAGCAACTGGAACTCTGAGGGTGCTGTGAAGCATTCTTTGTCTTTAATTGCACAAACAAGAGGGGTAGATACTGATACACCAG TGATGTCATGCTTCTACATTTATAGTCAGGCGGAACCATCATCAAAGGATTTTTCTTCTATGTGTTCAAATCACTCGTCACTTTCAGTCAAGGAGAAAGAGGGTGATATTGATGATCATGGACAAGAAGAAACATGGGAAGCTGAAAATTATGAATATGATAAGGCTCTGAATGCTGACAGGACTTATCTCAAGTTCAAAAAACAATTGGATGCATCTCCAGAGCAATGTTTTAG ATATGCATTCGGTGGGAAACCTCTTCTGGCTACAGCAGAGGTGGATAATGCTGGGAAATGCGGGCTTTGTGGTGCATCAAGGCACTTTGAACTGCAGCTTATGCCCCCATTAATATATTTTCTGCAAGAAGAAGTCGATGGTTGTCATAAAGGTTCTCTGGAGAACTGGAACTGGCTGACTCTTGTTGTCTATACCTGTTCCAAg AGCTGTTCTAATTCATTTGATGAAGAGAAGTCCATCCATGGCCATGGTCAATGGTTTGTCGTAGAGGAGACTGTTCTCATGCAATTCGATAAGCCCTTAAATGAGTGTCTTCAATGCTAtttctcatga